From the Lolium rigidum isolate FL_2022 chromosome 2, APGP_CSIRO_Lrig_0.1, whole genome shotgun sequence genome, one window contains:
- the LOC124686794 gene encoding uncharacterized protein LOC124686794, with protein sequence MLSNIVLMRLLNPMKLFKLPTKNTKRVRAAKDTEHFQNSSSPHEQRSVKASTSTIKEVPKHKTARKKQKIVILLSLAPRTKGLVVGKGILKSRDSKYMVQGDTLGDSFWAISVLNVSKLGCEELPRPFEDIQTVDDAIGHCIAWPSTHVKRVKDVSN encoded by the exons ATGTTATCCAACATAGTGTTAATGAGACTGCTAAATCCAATGAAGCTGTTCAAACTTCCAACAAAAAATACAAAG CGTGTGCGTGCTGCTAAAGATACAGAACATTTCCAGAATTCATCCTCACCACATGAACAAAGATCAGTGAAG GCATCCACATCCACAATAAAGGAAGTACCAAAACATAAGACTGCACGAAAG AAACAAAAAATTGTCATCTTGCTCTCATTGGCCCCAAGAACTAAAGGCTTGGTGGTTGGTAAAGGAATCTTAAAAAGTAGAGATAGCAAATATATGGTTCAAGGGGATACATTGGGTGACTCATTTTGGGCAATCAGTGTTCTAAATGTTAGTAAACTTGGATGTGAAGAACTGCCTCGACCATTTGAAGATATCCAAACTGTAGACGATGCTATTGGTCATTGCATTGCTTGGCCATCTACTCAT GTTAAGAGAGTAAAAGATGTTTCAAACTAA